Proteins encoded by one window of Deinococcus radiodurans R1 = ATCC 13939 = DSM 20539:
- the fabF gene encoding beta-ketoacyl-ACP synthase II, which produces MISGLKRVVITGLGPVTPIGVGAKAYAEAQRAGKNGIGPITRFDAKDTASKIAGEVHDSLDDFVDPREARKLDRYTLLALSAAELAVRDSGLSAEDLRGERTGTLVGSGIGGMKTFEDQARVYVERGAGRISPMFIPMQIANMATGHIAMRYGAMGPSSTVVTACATGTGAIGEAARYIQLGLADVMLAGGAEASITAMAVGGFSNMKALSTRNDDPEHASRPFSATRDGFVLSEGAGVVVLEEYEHAKARGATIYAEVAGFGVSADAYHITMPAPQGAGAQLAMKMALHTAGVNPEQVGYINAHGTSTHFNDLHETQAIQHVFGDHAAQLAVSSTKSMTGHLLGAAGAIEAIAVAQALADGLLPPTINLTDPDPELPLDFIPEGARERQVDYALSNSFAFGGQNAALLLGRV; this is translated from the coding sequence ATGATTTCTGGACTCAAACGGGTCGTTATCACCGGCCTCGGCCCGGTCACGCCCATCGGCGTCGGGGCAAAGGCCTACGCCGAGGCGCAGCGGGCCGGCAAAAACGGCATCGGGCCGATCACGCGCTTCGACGCCAAAGACACGGCGAGCAAAATCGCGGGCGAAGTGCACGACAGCCTCGACGATTTCGTGGATCCCCGCGAGGCCCGCAAACTCGACCGCTACACCCTGCTGGCCCTGAGCGCCGCCGAACTCGCGGTGCGCGACAGTGGCCTGAGCGCCGAGGACCTGCGCGGCGAGCGCACCGGCACGCTGGTCGGCAGCGGCATCGGCGGCATGAAGACCTTCGAGGACCAGGCCCGCGTGTACGTGGAGCGCGGCGCTGGACGCATTTCACCCATGTTCATCCCTATGCAGATTGCCAACATGGCGACCGGCCACATCGCCATGCGCTACGGCGCAATGGGGCCGAGCAGCACCGTCGTCACCGCCTGCGCCACCGGCACCGGGGCGATTGGCGAAGCGGCCCGTTACATCCAACTCGGCCTGGCCGACGTGATGCTCGCGGGCGGCGCGGAGGCCTCCATTACGGCGATGGCGGTGGGCGGCTTTTCCAACATGAAGGCGCTCTCGACCCGCAACGACGACCCCGAGCACGCCAGCCGGCCCTTTTCTGCCACCCGCGACGGCTTCGTGCTCAGCGAGGGCGCGGGCGTGGTGGTCCTCGAAGAATACGAGCACGCCAAAGCCCGCGGCGCGACCATCTACGCCGAAGTCGCCGGGTTTGGCGTGAGTGCCGACGCCTACCACATCACCATGCCAGCCCCGCAGGGCGCGGGCGCGCAGCTCGCCATGAAAATGGCCCTGCACACGGCGGGCGTGAACCCCGAGCAGGTGGGGTACATCAACGCGCACGGCACCAGCACCCATTTCAACGACCTGCACGAGACGCAGGCCATTCAGCACGTGTTTGGCGACCACGCGGCGCAGCTCGCGGTCAGCTCCACCAAGTCCATGACCGGGCACCTGCTCGGCGCAGCGGGCGCGATTGAAGCGATTGCCGTGGCGCAGGCCCTCGCCGACGGGCTGCTGCCCCCCACCATCAACCTGACCGACCCCGACCCCGAGCTGCCCCTCGACTTCATCCCCGAGGGCGCCCGCGAGCGGCAGGTGGACTACGCGCTGAGCAACTCGTTCGCCTTCGGTGGACAGAACGCGGCGCTGCTGCTGGGACGGGTCTGA
- the acpP gene encoding acyl carrier protein, which yields MATFDDVKDVIVDKLGVDEGKVTPEARFVEDLGADSLETVELIMGLEDKFGVTIPDEAAETIRTVQAAVDYIDNNQ from the coding sequence ATGGCGACTTTTGATGACGTGAAAGATGTGATTGTGGACAAGCTCGGTGTGGACGAAGGCAAGGTGACCCCCGAAGCCCGCTTCGTGGAAGACCTCGGCGCCGACAGCCTGGAAACCGTGGAACTGATCATGGGCCTGGAAGACAAATTCGGCGTGACCATTCCCGACGAAGCCGCCGAAACCATCCGCACCGTGCAGGCCGCGGTCGACTACATCGACAACAACCAGTAA
- the fabG gene encoding 3-oxoacyl-[acyl-carrier-protein] reductase yields the protein MTHNEISPAPARVALVTGSSRGLGRAMALRLAQDGFTVAVHYGRGEAEAQQVAADIRAAGGAAQVFGADLSQPANAGTLVEDVIAALGRLDVLVNNAGITRDGLAIRMKDEDWDAVLQTNLSSAFAACRAALKHMMKNRSGRIVNVSSVVALAGNPGQANYVASKAGLIGLTRALAKEYGGRGITVNAIAPGFIESDMTAKLPEDTKKQYQANIPLARFGQPEEVAALVAFLASEGAGYITGQTIGVDGGMNPN from the coding sequence ATGACCCACAACGAAATTTCTCCCGCTCCCGCCCGCGTCGCCCTCGTTACTGGTTCGAGCCGGGGTCTGGGCCGGGCCATGGCCCTGCGACTCGCCCAGGACGGCTTCACGGTGGCCGTTCACTATGGCCGGGGAGAAGCCGAGGCGCAGCAGGTCGCCGCAGACATCCGGGCGGCGGGCGGCGCGGCGCAGGTCTTTGGTGCCGACCTCTCGCAGCCCGCCAACGCCGGAACACTCGTCGAGGACGTGATCGCCGCGCTGGGCCGCCTCGACGTGCTGGTGAACAACGCCGGCATTACCCGCGACGGCCTCGCCATTCGCATGAAGGACGAGGACTGGGACGCCGTGCTGCAAACCAACCTGTCGAGCGCCTTCGCCGCCTGCCGCGCCGCCCTCAAGCACATGATGAAGAATCGCAGCGGGCGCATCGTCAACGTTTCGAGCGTGGTCGCCCTCGCCGGGAACCCCGGTCAGGCCAACTACGTGGCGAGCAAGGCGGGCCTCATCGGCCTGACCCGCGCCCTCGCCAAGGAATACGGCGGGCGCGGCATCACCGTCAACGCGATTGCGCCGGGCTTTATCGAGTCGGACATGACCGCGAAGCTGCCTGAGGACACTAAAAAGCAGTATCAGGCGAATATTCCGCTGGCCCGCTTCGGGCAGCCCGAAGAAGTCGCCGCGCTGGTCGCCTTTCTCGCCTCGGAGGGCGCCGGGTACATCACTGGGCAGACCATCGGGGTGGACGGCGGTATGAACCCGAATTGA
- the fabD gene encoding ACP S-malonyltransferase, producing the protein MSASKIAALFPGQGSHAVGMGADLAGEFPQAGETYAALDATLPGLRSLIEGGPLDDLTRTANQQPALVAASVAAYRAWQAHTGLTPMVAAGHSLGEYSALVAAGVLTLEDALRLTRKRGELMQQAVPEGVGAMSAVMGDPAVVAEVCAAQAGVVQPANFNAPTQTVISGEKAAVDAASAELKTRGLKAIPLKVSAPFHCALMRPAAEGLSAELHAAAYGPYLFPVVANVSAELVDSPTHTADLLERQITGSVRWVETVQTLAELGTEVFIEFGPGSVLSGLVKRIVPGARTLNVGSTEQVRAFAL; encoded by the coding sequence TTGAGCGCTTCCAAGATTGCCGCGTTGTTTCCCGGTCAGGGTTCGCACGCCGTCGGCATGGGCGCGGACCTGGCAGGCGAGTTTCCGCAGGCGGGGGAGACCTACGCGGCCCTGGACGCCACGCTGCCCGGCCTGCGTTCGCTGATTGAGGGAGGCCCGCTCGACGACCTCACCCGCACTGCCAACCAGCAGCCTGCGCTCGTCGCCGCGTCGGTGGCGGCCTACCGGGCGTGGCAGGCGCACACCGGCCTGACGCCGATGGTGGCCGCCGGGCACTCGCTGGGCGAATACTCGGCGCTGGTGGCGGCGGGCGTGCTGACGCTGGAAGACGCGCTGCGCCTGACCCGCAAGCGCGGCGAGCTGATGCAGCAGGCCGTGCCCGAAGGCGTCGGTGCCATGAGCGCGGTGATGGGCGACCCGGCGGTGGTGGCCGAAGTCTGCGCCGCGCAAGCTGGCGTCGTGCAGCCCGCCAACTTCAACGCGCCCACCCAGACGGTCATCTCAGGTGAAAAAGCCGCTGTGGACGCCGCCAGCGCCGAACTCAAGACGCGCGGCCTCAAGGCCATCCCGCTCAAGGTGTCTGCCCCGTTCCACTGCGCCCTGATGCGCCCCGCCGCCGAGGGGCTGTCCGCCGAGTTGCACGCCGCCGCTTACGGCCCCTACCTGTTTCCAGTGGTCGCCAACGTGAGCGCCGAGTTGGTGGACAGCCCCACCCACACCGCCGACCTGCTCGAACGTCAAATCACCGGCAGCGTGCGCTGGGTCGAGACGGTGCAGACGCTGGCCGAACTCGGGACCGAGGTTTTCATCGAATTTGGCCCCGGCAGCGTGCTGAGCGGACTGGTCAAACGCATTGTGCCCGGCGCCCGAACCCTAAATGTCGGCTCAACCGAACAGGTGCGGGCTTTTGCCCTCTGA
- a CDS encoding ketoacyl-ACP synthase III codes for MKSIGITAIGMYVPERVVHNHEFESRMGIEDGWIESRSGIRERRFSAPGEFASHIGAKAVQDMLARDPDALKDVDLVIYATCTPDAMFPSTAALVAGQVGLTGVGAYDLSTACSGFVYALSMARGMILGGSAKNVLVLGGEVLSKALDQDDRDTAILFGDGCGCAVVGEVPAGYGFQDFVLGADSAGGPALYISNLADQFPDGQIMRGVPTMNGREVFKFAVRVLGDSGTQALQKSGLSNADVDWLIPHQANIRIIEAATQRFGIPMEKTVINLDRYGNTSAGTVPLALYEAVNDGRIQGGQQLLMVVFGGGLSWAACTMKWWGGRPSLHAQVAQPAEVPA; via the coding sequence ATGAAATCCATCGGCATTACCGCCATCGGCATGTACGTGCCCGAGCGGGTCGTTCACAACCACGAATTCGAGTCGCGCATGGGCATCGAGGACGGCTGGATCGAGTCGCGCTCCGGCATCCGCGAGCGCCGTTTTTCCGCCCCCGGCGAGTTCGCCAGTCACATCGGCGCGAAGGCCGTGCAGGACATGCTCGCGCGTGACCCGGACGCGCTGAAAGACGTGGACCTCGTCATCTACGCCACCTGCACCCCCGACGCCATGTTTCCCTCCACGGCGGCGCTTGTCGCCGGGCAGGTCGGGCTGACCGGGGTGGGCGCCTATGACCTGTCTACCGCGTGCAGCGGCTTTGTCTACGCGCTGAGCATGGCGCGCGGCATGATTCTGGGCGGCAGCGCGAAAAACGTGCTGGTCCTCGGCGGCGAGGTCCTGAGCAAGGCGCTCGACCAGGACGACCGCGACACCGCCATCCTTTTCGGCGACGGCTGCGGCTGCGCGGTGGTGGGCGAGGTGCCCGCCGGATACGGCTTTCAGGACTTCGTGCTCGGCGCGGACTCGGCGGGCGGGCCGGCGCTGTACATCTCCAACCTCGCCGACCAGTTTCCCGACGGCCAGATCATGCGCGGCGTTCCCACCATGAACGGGCGCGAGGTGTTCAAGTTCGCCGTGCGGGTGCTGGGCGACTCGGGCACCCAGGCGCTGCAAAAGTCGGGCCTGAGCAACGCCGACGTGGACTGGCTGATTCCCCACCAGGCCAACATCCGCATCATCGAGGCCGCCACCCAGCGCTTCGGGATTCCGATGGAAAAAACCGTCATCAACCTCGACCGCTACGGCAACACCAGCGCCGGAACCGTGCCGCTCGCGCTGTACGAGGCGGTCAACGACGGGCGCATTCAGGGCGGCCAGCAACTGCTGATGGTCGTCTTCGGCGGCGGGCTGAGCTGGGCCGCCTGCACGATGAAGTGGTGGGGCGGGCGGCCTTCGCTGCACGCGCAGGTCGCGCAGCCGGCGGAGGTGCCCGCTTGA
- a CDS encoding beta-ketoacyl-ACP synthase III yields the protein MTASLSAPAIGILAVGAYAPAAVITNAHYATRLDTSDDWITSRTGIRERRHAAPDESSSVLGIRATQDLAGRFPGALDGVNLVICATSSPDAMFPSTAALIAGGTGLRGAAAFDVSVACSGFLYALSVGYGMIRAGLAKKALIVGSEVMSGAVDQNDRNTAILFGDGAGCVVIGEVPQGYGFQSFVLGADSAGGPHLYLRGAALRLPEGTEMGPHLTQNGREVFKFAVRTLGDSAEQAMRQAGKTTADIDWLVPHQANIRIIEAACERFGLPIERAVTNLDRYGNTSAASIPLALAEAQAQGRFKDGDQLLLAGFGGGLSWGAAALKWWSGPTGKQSS from the coding sequence ATGACGGCATCCCTTTCTGCGCCTGCCATCGGCATCCTGGCGGTGGGCGCCTACGCCCCGGCGGCAGTGATCACCAACGCCCACTACGCGACGCGCCTCGACACCTCCGACGACTGGATCACCTCGCGCACCGGCATCCGCGAGCGGCGCCACGCGGCTCCCGACGAGAGCAGCAGCGTGCTCGGCATCCGGGCGACGCAGGACCTCGCCGGGCGCTTCCCTGGCGCCTTGGACGGCGTGAACCTGGTGATCTGCGCGACGAGCAGCCCCGACGCCATGTTTCCCTCCACGGCGGCGCTGATCGCCGGGGGCACGGGCCTGCGCGGGGCCGCCGCCTTCGACGTGAGCGTGGCGTGCAGCGGCTTTCTGTACGCCCTGAGCGTGGGCTACGGCATGATCCGGGCCGGGCTGGCGAAAAAAGCATTGATTGTCGGCAGCGAGGTGATGAGCGGCGCGGTGGACCAGAACGACCGCAACACCGCCATCCTCTTCGGTGACGGCGCGGGCTGCGTGGTGATCGGGGAAGTGCCGCAAGGCTACGGTTTTCAGTCCTTTGTGCTGGGTGCCGACAGCGCGGGCGGGCCGCACCTCTACCTGCGCGGCGCGGCGCTGCGGCTGCCCGAGGGCACGGAAATGGGGCCGCACCTGACGCAAAACGGGCGCGAGGTCTTCAAGTTCGCCGTCCGTACCCTGGGCGACAGCGCCGAGCAGGCCATGCGGCAGGCGGGCAAAACCACTGCCGACATCGACTGGCTCGTTCCCCATCAGGCCAATATCCGCATCATTGAGGCCGCCTGCGAGCGCTTCGGGCTGCCTATCGAGCGGGCGGTGACCAATCTCGACCGCTACGGCAACACCAGCGCGGCGAGTATTCCGCTGGCCCTGGCCGAGGCCCAGGCGCAGGGCCGCTTCAAAGACGGCGACCAACTGCTGCTCGCCGGTTTCGGCGGTGGCCTGAGCTGGGGAGCGGCGGCGCTGAAGTGGTGGAGCGGGCCTACTGGGAAACAGTCGTCCTGA
- the tig gene encoding trigger factor, which produces MAELISKEGNKVEFKVSVPAAEVNRAYDQVWAGLARDVRVPGFRPGKAPRKVIENRVGKGYVESQVRDRLLETHYSQGLRELGLNLVDATVDPQDVQSGQAFEFTVKGETYPEVKLGDWQGLKVSAQAPEITDEVLEQTLSDLRERNASFEKAERPIEAADQVTIQELGEGDSEEGGSYPIYLDMAEEHVRNALLGKSAGDVVDITVPAHQHGDHEHAEHTVRVKVVEVSSKKLQDLNDEFATSLNYESMDKLRTDLREELERRAQQEGDNLRREELVGHLVEGMTVEIPQALIDRRREGMMSEIQDDLRRQGVQWKEYEAFMQEQGKLDEFEADLTKNAETRVRRDLALEQLATDLNAQVNEAEFNQTLMNLAQANGMNVQQLVQQLGQDGVQSYYISLLRERGLQRALAQLSGEGQSTEAASPKATGTEAAGTEQSEPAQTETAQNDAGQTETAQSEGEQQSE; this is translated from the coding sequence ATGGCAGAGCTGATCAGCAAGGAAGGCAACAAGGTCGAGTTCAAGGTGTCGGTGCCCGCCGCCGAAGTGAACCGCGCCTATGACCAGGTGTGGGCGGGCCTCGCCCGTGACGTGCGCGTGCCCGGGTTCCGCCCCGGCAAGGCGCCGCGCAAGGTGATCGAGAACCGCGTGGGCAAGGGCTACGTGGAGTCGCAGGTGCGCGACCGCCTGCTCGAAACCCACTACTCGCAGGGCCTGCGCGAGCTGGGGCTCAACCTCGTGGACGCCACCGTCGATCCCCAGGACGTGCAGAGCGGCCAGGCGTTCGAGTTCACCGTCAAGGGCGAAACCTACCCCGAAGTCAAGCTCGGAGACTGGCAGGGCCTCAAGGTCAGCGCCCAGGCGCCCGAAATCACCGACGAGGTGCTCGAGCAGACCCTCAGCGACCTGCGCGAGCGCAACGCCTCGTTCGAGAAGGCCGAGCGTCCCATCGAAGCTGCCGACCAGGTGACCATCCAGGAACTCGGCGAGGGGGACAGCGAGGAAGGCGGCAGCTACCCCATCTACCTCGACATGGCCGAAGAGCACGTCCGCAACGCCCTGCTCGGCAAGAGCGCGGGCGACGTGGTGGACATTACCGTGCCCGCCCACCAGCACGGCGACCACGAGCACGCCGAGCACACCGTGCGCGTGAAGGTCGTCGAAGTGAGCAGCAAGAAGCTTCAGGACCTGAACGACGAGTTCGCGACCAGCCTGAACTACGAGTCGATGGACAAGCTGCGCACCGACCTGCGTGAGGAACTCGAGCGCCGCGCTCAGCAGGAAGGCGACAACCTGCGCCGCGAGGAACTCGTGGGCCACCTCGTGGAAGGCATGACCGTCGAGATTCCCCAGGCCCTGATCGACCGCCGCCGCGAAGGCATGATGAGCGAAATTCAGGACGACCTGCGCCGCCAGGGCGTGCAGTGGAAGGAATACGAAGCCTTCATGCAGGAGCAGGGCAAGCTCGACGAGTTCGAGGCCGACCTCACCAAGAACGCCGAAACCCGCGTGCGCCGTGACCTCGCCCTCGAGCAGCTCGCCACCGACCTGAACGCGCAGGTGAACGAGGCCGAGTTCAACCAGACCCTGATGAACCTCGCCCAGGCCAACGGCATGAACGTGCAGCAGCTCGTGCAGCAGCTCGGCCAGGACGGCGTGCAGTCGTACTACATCAGCCTGCTGCGCGAACGCGGCCTCCAGCGGGCCCTCGCCCAGCTCAGCGGCGAAGGCCAGAGCACCGAAGCGGCCAGCCCCAAAGCGACCGGCACCGAAGCTGCGGGCACCGAGCAGAGCGAGCCTGCCCAGACTGAAACCGCTCAGAACGACGCGGGCCAGACCGAAACGGCTCAGAGCGAAGGCGAGCAGCAGTCCGAATAA
- a CDS encoding ribonuclease HII: MTVPSTTPDWAYEREHWRRGHFRVAGVDEAGRGAWAGPLTVAAVILPGTSQEYPFRDSKQLSPAAREEYAAEVRRVAVAWAVEHAWPEEIDRLNVLGATHAAALRAIARLEPPPQALVTDYLRLRADLPLSAPPRADALSYSVAAASLLAKTERDRLMRELDAEFPGYGFAAHKGYGAPAHRAALRELGVTEQHRRSYAPIRALLAAPEPLL, translated from the coding sequence ATGACCGTTCCCTCCACCACTCCCGATTGGGCTTACGAGCGCGAGCACTGGCGGCGCGGGCACTTCCGGGTGGCGGGCGTAGACGAGGCCGGGCGCGGCGCGTGGGCGGGGCCGCTGACGGTGGCGGCGGTGATTTTGCCCGGCACGTCGCAGGAGTATCCCTTCCGCGACAGCAAGCAACTGAGCCCCGCCGCGCGTGAGGAATACGCCGCCGAGGTGCGCCGGGTCGCCGTCGCCTGGGCCGTGGAACACGCCTGGCCGGAGGAAATCGACCGACTGAACGTGCTGGGCGCCACCCACGCCGCCGCGCTGCGGGCGATTGCCCGGCTGGAGCCGCCGCCGCAGGCCCTGGTGACCGATTACCTGCGCCTGCGGGCCGACCTGCCGCTGAGCGCGCCCCCCAGAGCCGACGCCCTGAGCTACAGCGTGGCCGCCGCCAGCCTGCTTGCCAAAACCGAGCGTGACCGGCTGATGCGCGAGCTGGACGCCGAGTTTCCCGGCTACGGCTTCGCGGCGCACAAGGGCTACGGCGCTCCCGCCCACCGCGCCGCGCTGCGCGAACTGGGCGTCACCGAGCAGCACCGCCGCTCCTACGCGCCGATTCGGGCACTGCTGGCGGCGCCGGAGCCGCTGCTTTGA
- a CDS encoding non-heme iron oxygenase ferredoxin subunit translates to MSERVMAGQVAEMPAGFQGEVKVGGVGVVVINYEGEFYALRNNCTHKDFPLLGGDVSSGKITCEKHGGKFELTTGKARALPAVKAVKIYKTEVEGGAVYVSEL, encoded by the coding sequence ATGAGTGAACGAGTGATGGCCGGACAGGTGGCGGAGATGCCCGCAGGCTTTCAGGGCGAAGTAAAGGTGGGCGGCGTGGGCGTGGTCGTCATCAACTACGAGGGCGAGTTCTACGCCCTGCGGAACAACTGCACGCACAAGGACTTTCCGCTGCTCGGCGGTGACGTGTCGAGCGGCAAAATCACCTGCGAAAAGCACGGCGGCAAATTTGAATTGACGACAGGAAAAGCGCGGGCGCTGCCTGCCGTCAAAGCGGTCAAGATTTATAAGACTGAGGTGGAAGGCGGGGCGGTGTACGTCTCCGAACTCTGA
- a CDS encoding permease prefix domain 1-containing protein: MTAVTAPPPALQTYLRRATAGLPASRRQEVWDELEEHVYCRAEQLEWRGAAPEQALAQALAELGPPLRVSAGMNGVHNMPKLISIGGIAALAVTAGLYALAGGGNPPLTLPIRTTQPVTPSCVRGTKPSGSNITIVSEKNGVTCYTFNDKKTYEGAFISLSTLKKAVSAHGGTVEHLSGSLWQVTLTGGERIRMVPFFTVGNDLYFLASGLASDLMNRPVKGGAAPQLSGYAQPTLTVGDLKLRFGEGHQNIGPAFYRGLGLELVSSVVYGQPQNHSLSGGETGPLVRVAQTDLPPGEVVLVFTKKAGEVYDTDIVPVGQDGKIQFKTAHEQLRFVADPAQLGPYPTGGRINAMAVRVSHVPLNNLKSGIFLPRSAQ; encoded by the coding sequence ATGACCGCCGTGACCGCCCCGCCCCCCGCCCTGCAAACGTACCTGCGCCGCGCCACCGCCGGACTGCCCGCGAGCAGGCGACAGGAAGTCTGGGACGAACTCGAAGAACACGTCTACTGCCGCGCCGAGCAGCTTGAGTGGCGGGGCGCGGCCCCCGAACAAGCTCTTGCCCAGGCACTCGCCGAGTTGGGCCCGCCCCTGCGCGTGAGTGCTGGAATGAACGGAGTGCATAACATGCCGAAATTGATTTCTATAGGTGGAATCGCCGCGCTCGCCGTGACCGCTGGTCTGTACGCCTTGGCAGGCGGTGGCAACCCGCCCCTGACCTTACCCATTCGCACGACGCAGCCTGTGACACCATCGTGCGTGCGCGGCACCAAGCCGAGCGGTTCCAACATCACCATTGTGAGCGAGAAAAACGGTGTGACCTGCTATACCTTCAACGACAAAAAGACGTATGAGGGCGCATTTATTAGCCTCAGCACGCTGAAAAAAGCAGTCTCTGCTCATGGGGGCACCGTCGAACATCTTTCCGGTAGTCTCTGGCAGGTAACACTGACAGGCGGTGAGCGTATTCGTATGGTGCCTTTTTTCACCGTGGGCAACGACCTCTATTTCCTGGCTTCAGGCTTGGCATCTGACCTGATGAATAGGCCAGTCAAGGGCGGCGCTGCCCCACAACTCAGCGGCTACGCCCAGCCCACGCTGACGGTGGGAGACCTGAAACTCAGGTTTGGCGAGGGTCATCAGAATATCGGCCCGGCCTTTTACCGGGGGTTAGGGCTGGAATTGGTGAGCAGCGTGGTCTACGGGCAGCCGCAAAACCACAGCCTGAGCGGTGGCGAAACCGGCCCGCTCGTTCGTGTGGCGCAGACGGACCTTCCACCCGGCGAAGTCGTTCTGGTCTTCACCAAGAAGGCGGGTGAGGTCTACGACACCGACATCGTTCCCGTCGGCCAGGACGGGAAAATACAATTCAAGACGGCACATGAGCAGTTGCGGTTCGTGGCAGACCCCGCCCAACTCGGTCCCTATCCCACCGGCGGACGGATCAATGCCATGGCCGTGCGGGTGAGCCACGTGCCGTTGAACAACCTCAAGTCCGGCATCTTCCTCCCCCGAAGCGCCCAGTAA
- a CDS encoding PadR family transcriptional regulator: MNPDLLRGNLDLILLSILERRPLYGFAIIQEAKDRTDGYFEFKEGSLYPALHRLEVDGLLAAQFGEAGRNGKPRKYYAITDLGRQRLAQKREEFQTFTGAVHRLAGS; the protein is encoded by the coding sequence ATGAACCCTGACCTGTTGCGCGGCAATCTCGACCTGATTCTCCTGAGCATCCTGGAACGGCGGCCCCTCTACGGCTTCGCCATCATTCAGGAGGCCAAGGACCGGACGGACGGGTACTTCGAGTTCAAGGAAGGCAGCCTGTATCCCGCGCTGCACCGCCTGGAAGTGGACGGCCTGCTCGCCGCGCAGTTTGGCGAGGCCGGGCGCAACGGCAAGCCGCGCAAGTACTACGCGATTACCGACCTCGGCCGGCAACGGCTGGCGCAGAAGCGCGAGGAGTTTCAGACCTTCACCGGGGCCGTGCACCGTCTCGCCGGGAGCTGA
- a CDS encoding ABC transporter substrate-binding protein gives MQKGFLTLLTLTLLSQAGAAGTLVYGAPGEPVNLNAGNGGDSPSLQGDAQIYDRLIDFKPGTAELVPALATSWKSNAAATVWTFTLRKGVKFHDGTPFNADAVIFNVSRWWDKKNAYRYGATFDVWPQLLGGNKGEAGSLLRSVSKSGDTVVFTLNKPVTAFPALIGSYYFGIASPTAVKKQGTRYGTPAGSAVGTGAFILESWKAGDRLNFRPNPNYWGTRSTLDRLVFRFIKDPAQRLNEVRAGTVDFTSNLNPEATAQIKADKRLTLVLPTSFNVGLLNMNVRHPALKNAKVREAIRFAVNRPAIVDAFWGELGSVDNSMLPPSMAWANSKNVPPVKVNAQVAKRLLTEAGYPNGFSIDLWYPSISRNYLPTPKPVAEAIAADLGAIGIKVNLKTEDWPKYLEDRRAGVFQMYLYGWGGDYNDPDNFYSAFYGDKGSDDIGFNPGNILNTLNKGRAALTQAQKAPYYKQLHELTYNANVRLPLVHSTAPAAARTYVKGWITGPLSTVGSLNLVTVQK, from the coding sequence ATGCAAAAAGGTTTTTTGACGTTGCTCACATTGACGCTGCTTTCTCAGGCGGGGGCTGCGGGCACGCTTGTCTACGGCGCTCCCGGCGAACCGGTCAACCTCAACGCGGGCAACGGCGGCGACAGCCCCAGCTTGCAGGGTGACGCGCAGATTTATGACCGTCTGATTGATTTCAAGCCCGGTACGGCGGAACTCGTTCCCGCGCTGGCGACGAGCTGGAAAAGCAACGCGGCGGCGACGGTCTGGACCTTCACGCTGCGTAAGGGCGTCAAGTTTCACGACGGCACGCCCTTCAACGCCGACGCCGTGATTTTTAACGTAAGCCGCTGGTGGGACAAGAAGAATGCCTACCGCTACGGCGCGACCTTCGATGTCTGGCCGCAACTCCTCGGCGGCAACAAGGGCGAGGCGGGCAGTTTGCTGCGTTCGGTGAGCAAGTCGGGCGACACCGTGGTGTTCACGCTTAACAAGCCCGTGACCGCGTTTCCGGCACTCATCGGCAGCTACTATTTCGGTATCGCCAGCCCGACCGCCGTCAAGAAACAGGGCACCAGATACGGCACGCCAGCGGGCAGTGCGGTGGGCACGGGTGCGTTCATCCTGGAAAGTTGGAAGGCCGGTGACCGCCTCAACTTCCGCCCCAACCCCAACTACTGGGGCACCAGGAGTACCCTGGACCGCCTCGTCTTCCGCTTCATCAAAGACCCGGCGCAGCGCCTCAACGAAGTCCGCGCCGGAACGGTGGACTTCACCAGCAACCTCAACCCCGAAGCGACGGCCCAAATCAAGGCCGACAAGCGCCTGACCCTGGTGCTGCCGACCTCCTTCAATGTGGGCCTGCTGAACATGAACGTGCGGCACCCCGCGCTGAAAAACGCCAAGGTGCGCGAGGCCATCCGTTTCGCTGTCAACCGCCCCGCCATCGTGGACGCCTTCTGGGGTGAACTGGGCAGCGTGGACAACAGCATGTTGCCGCCGAGCATGGCCTGGGCCAACAGCAAGAACGTGCCGCCCGTCAAGGTCAATGCCCAGGTCGCCAAACGGCTGCTGACCGAAGCCGGCTACCCGAACGGCTTCAGCATCGACCTGTGGTATCCGTCGATCAGCCGCAACTACCTCCCCACCCCCAAGCCGGTGGCCGAAGCGATTGCCGCCGACCTGGGCGCCATCGGCATCAAGGTCAACCTGAAGACCGAGGACTGGCCCAAGTACCTCGAAGACCGCCGCGCCGGGGTCTTTCAGATGTACCTCTACGGCTGGGGTGGCGACTACAACGACCCCGACAACTTCTACAGTGCCTTCTACGGCGACAAGGGCAGCGACGACATCGGCTTCAACCCCGGCAACATCCTGAACACGCTGAACAAGGGCCGCGCCGCATTGACCCAGGCCCAGAAAGCCCCTTACTACAAGCAGCTTCACGAACTGACCTACAACGCCAACGTGCGGCTGCCGCTGGTCCACAGCACCGCCCCCGCCGCCGCCCGCACCTACGTCAAGGGCTGGATTACCGGGCCGCTGAGTACGGTGGGCTCGCTCAACTTGGTGACAGTGCAGAAATAA